A part of Desulfovibrio psychrotolerans genomic DNA contains:
- the asnS gene encoding asparagine--tRNA ligase has protein sequence MQRTPIAEALNAQQAQARITVCGWVRTRRDSKGFSFLEINDGSCLMNIQVIIDETVPTYGIIKDVSTGASVQVTGELVESPGKGQKWEVRCTELTLFGTADPETFPLQKKRHSDEFLRTIAHLRPRTNKYGAAFRIRSEAAFAVHSFFRDRGFFHVHTPILTGSDCEGAGEMFRVTTLPVQGISKPENGNWFEDDFFGRESNLTVSGQLEAEMLTMGMGRVYTFGPTFRAENSNTPRHAAEFWMIEPEMAFADIQDDMDLGEDMTKYVVRHVMEHCAPDLNLFASFVDKELMGRLETLVREPFARITYTEAVDILLASGKDWEFPVSWGCDLQTEHERYLAEEHFGKPVIVRDYPKQIKAFYMRLNDDDKTVAAMDVLVPRIGELIGGSQREERLDVLEARIREIGQNVDDYWWYLDARRFGTVPHAGFGMGFERLLMLLTGITNIRDVIPFPRTPRNIDF, from the coding sequence ATGCAAAGAACGCCCATTGCAGAAGCGCTTAACGCGCAGCAAGCACAGGCGCGGATAACGGTGTGCGGCTGGGTGCGCACCCGCCGCGATTCCAAGGGCTTTTCGTTTCTTGAAATCAATGACGGTTCGTGCCTCATGAACATACAGGTCATCATAGACGAAACCGTTCCCACATACGGCATTATCAAGGACGTAAGCACGGGGGCTTCCGTGCAGGTCACGGGAGAACTTGTGGAGTCTCCGGGCAAAGGGCAGAAATGGGAAGTGCGCTGTACGGAGCTTACCCTTTTCGGCACTGCTGACCCGGAAACCTTTCCGCTCCAGAAGAAGAGACACTCCGACGAATTTTTGCGCACCATCGCGCACCTGCGCCCCCGCACCAACAAATACGGAGCCGCGTTCCGCATTCGGTCTGAAGCTGCATTTGCCGTGCATTCCTTCTTCCGCGATCGCGGGTTCTTCCATGTGCATACGCCCATTTTGACCGGCTCGGACTGCGAAGGCGCGGGCGAGATGTTCCGCGTGACCACCCTGCCCGTGCAGGGCATTTCCAAGCCGGAGAACGGCAACTGGTTTGAAGATGACTTCTTCGGACGCGAGAGCAATCTTACCGTTTCCGGGCAGCTGGAAGCCGAAATGCTCACCATGGGCATGGGCAGGGTCTACACCTTCGGACCCACCTTCCGTGCTGAGAACTCCAATACTCCGCGGCATGCAGCGGAATTCTGGATGATTGAGCCGGAAATGGCCTTTGCGGACATTCAGGATGACATGGACCTAGGCGAAGACATGACCAAGTATGTGGTGCGCCACGTCATGGAACACTGCGCCCCGGACCTGAACCTGTTTGCCAGTTTTGTGGACAAGGAACTGATGGGACGGCTGGAAACGCTGGTACGTGAGCCTTTTGCACGCATTACCTACACTGAAGCTGTGGATATTCTGCTCGCTTCCGGGAAGGACTGGGAGTTCCCCGTTTCGTGGGGCTGCGACCTGCAGACCGAGCACGAGCGCTATCTGGCTGAGGAACACTTCGGCAAACCTGTGATTGTGCGCGACTATCCCAAGCAGATAAAAGCATTTTACATGCGCCTGAATGACGACGACAAGACCGTTGCCGCCATGGACGTGCTGGTGCCGCGCATAGGCGAGCTTATCGGTGGCTCCCAGCGTGAGGAACGGCTGGATGTGCTGGAAGCCCGCATCCGTGAAATCGGCCAGAACGTGGACGACTACTGGTGGTATCTGGATGCCCGCCGCTTCGGCACCGTGCCCCACGCAGGGTTCGGAATGGGGTTTGAACGGCTGCTCATGCTGCTCACCGGCATCACCAACATCCGCGACGTAATCCCCTTCCCGCGTACGCCGCGCAACATCGATTTCTAA
- a CDS encoding YibE/F family protein: MPVSKDARLALFFILLTLLLHWIPTGYEKRHAGDAIRCQGEILEADDSRVRTYGIVSAGIQRLSIRIADGPFAGAVVEAHNEMLGKMDLDKRFVVGDRALVVLSLENGAISHAIAQDYYRLHVEGLLMGLFALLLLSFAGWTGLKALLSFVFSGYVIWKLLVPALLSGHDPILVGLLVVTLLTGAIIFLVGGLSRRAMAAFLGAQLGIITTCLLSLAFAGPFRLSGAVIPFSETLLYSGHAHLNLTRIFLAAIFIACSGAVMDLAMDVATCLEEVVKADPGIGFPQALASGLRVGRVVVGTMTTTLLLAYSGGYITLLMLFMAQNIPMISILNMNLVAAEVMTTLIGSIGLVLVAPFTALTGALLFVGRRKNNTAQ; this comes from the coding sequence ATGCCTGTATCCAAGGATGCCCGTCTCGCGCTGTTCTTTATTCTTCTCACCCTCCTGTTGCATTGGATACCCACCGGATATGAGAAACGCCATGCGGGCGATGCCATTCGCTGTCAGGGAGAGATCCTAGAGGCGGATGACAGCCGGGTGCGTACCTACGGCATTGTTTCCGCCGGTATTCAGCGGCTGAGTATCCGTATTGCCGATGGCCCGTTTGCGGGCGCGGTGGTTGAAGCCCACAACGAAATGCTGGGTAAGATGGATCTGGACAAGCGTTTCGTTGTCGGCGACCGGGCACTGGTCGTTCTGTCGCTGGAGAACGGGGCCATTTCCCACGCCATTGCGCAGGACTATTACCGGCTACATGTGGAAGGGCTGCTTATGGGCCTTTTCGCTCTGCTGCTGCTTTCTTTTGCCGGGTGGACCGGGCTAAAGGCCCTTCTTTCCTTTGTCTTTTCCGGGTATGTCATCTGGAAGCTGCTTGTTCCGGCCCTGCTGAGCGGGCACGATCCGATTCTGGTCGGACTCCTTGTCGTCACGCTGCTCACGGGCGCGATCATTTTTCTTGTCGGCGGCCTGAGCAGGCGGGCCATGGCGGCATTTCTGGGGGCCCAACTGGGCATTATAACCACCTGCCTGCTGTCGCTTGCCTTTGCAGGGCCGTTCCGGCTCAGCGGTGCGGTGATTCCTTTTTCGGAAACCCTGCTTTACTCAGGGCACGCTCACCTGAATCTCACCCGCATATTTCTGGCCGCCATATTCATTGCCTGTTCCGGTGCGGTTATGGATCTGGCCATGGATGTGGCCACCTGTCTGGAAGAGGTGGTCAAGGCCGACCCCGGCATAGGATTTCCGCAGGCGCTTGCCTCCGGGCTGCGTGTGGGCAGGGTGGTTGTGGGCACCATGACCACCACGCTGCTGCTGGCCTATTCCGGCGGCTACATTACCCTGCTTATGCTTTTTATGGCGCAGAATATTCCCATGATAAGCATCCTGAACATGAATCTTGTGGCCGCTGAGGTTATGACCACGCTTATCGGCAGCATAGGGTTGGTGCTTGTGGCGCCCTTTACGGCGCTCACAGGAGCGTTGCTGTTCGTTGGCAGGCGAAAGAACAACACTGCCCAATGA